TTTGCGGTtgccagagggagagaaagccCCAGGCCTGGctgtagaagaagaagagagggaaTGTGTCTGGCTGGACGTCCAGGATATGGAGTCCTCATAAACTAACCTCTGGCTTCCCTCTCCACCCTCTCCACTGTAGTCCAGCAGGAGGCGGGGGTCTCTGATCAGAGATTGGCTGTGTTGCAGAGTGTAGGACCCCCCATATGAACTTCCATAGCCACCGGTTGTGCCGTAACGCAGAAGACGGTCTGCTGTCTTGAATCGAGGACTGGAAGAAGACTGCTCCACGTACACCAGCTGCTTAACATATTCCTTGCCCACAGGACTGTACTCCAAACTCTGAGTCTTTTCGGGACACTTCTGCCTGGTCAGAACCAGCTGGCCATAGGGTGACTGTCCCTGCTTGGGGGAGTGGTAAAGGGGGACTGAAGATTTTCGAGCAGGTGACTTGCCAGTGCTGTAGAAGGAAGAAGAATCAGAGAGGTGCATGTCAGTGGGAGGCTCTTCATAGATGGGTGGGGACTGAAAGTCTGTTGGCGGCTCCTCATATAGTGGGGGCTCATAGGTGTAGCGGGGTGAAGGAGGCTGGGAGTCagctgaagtgagtcgatgggTGTTTGAGCCACCCAGCTCTGCCCGCTTAAGAAAAGGAGACTGACGGCGGTCGGCATAAAGAACTGGGGAGCTGTCAGGTTCTGAAGAAGGGTTTCCTCCAGAGGGACAGCGAGCTCGTGAGGTGGTGCCCCCTCCAGAAGGAGTGCTAGGGCTGGAGGGGTCACAGGGAGAGTAACCATTTCCCTGATGGGCCAAGAAGCTGGGctctctgtctgtcaccttGATCAGCATTCGCTCTTTTGTACCAGTATTCCACCTGAAGGGAGAGGTCCTGGTAgaagagagcagaaaaaaagagaggagagacattttgaaaaagaaaagaatagatGCAGTTAGAGGATATTAAAGTTCATTTTGAACTTATCAATTCCTGTTCCAGTTACTCTGTTACAATTAATCTTGTAATTATTAGAAAATACCTCATAATCACATTTATCTGAAAGTGATTGTTATTATAAGGTAATAAAACCAAGATTAACTTGTTCCTaaatgatgggaagagaaaagcaTGCAGAAAGAGAGCAAAAGCTCATGATATGAAGTAATATGCCTGCAACAGAACGGGATCACTACCATTTAATGATGATGTCACTGCTGATAGTAGTAGTAGAATATAATCTGAACTGCGCAGGACTAAACTCTGCTCAGATTTGACCAAATGCGGCAAACGTGATTGGACAGCAGTTTAAAATACCAGTGGGTAACGTCCCAAGGCATACTGCAAACGCAACCAAAGGGTTTCTGAAAGGAAGTTATATTTCTGTGAGCCAGTCACTCAATCACAACAGAGCATTCTTTTCAGTTacagaaacaaaagtaaaaggCAGAAAGACCAAAAGACAAACAGCAACTGGATTCGAAAAATTCAGCAAGGtttgaaaataattttaaaattagaGTTTGAGTTCAGGGAACAGACTAGATCAGAGCGTGCATCAGCAGCATCTTTTCAGTATGTGGAAATGCTTAAACATCTACAAAAAAGACACTGGATGGATGGGAGCATATTTTGATCTAAAACCTTCAATACGTACAACCTACCAGTTATATAGGCACTGTCGCAGAATTTGGAACTGAGAAATGATAACAAGCTGGATGGTCTTTCTCCTCTAAAGCTTAGAGGATGTTGCacacatgcttttaaaaaatgatttcatgagaatgtttttatttctctggccacagaacagttttcgtTTTTGTTTCAGTCATTTTGACATGGGTTTTTGCCCAGAGAAGATGGGTGTTTCTACATCATAttcacatatggcttcttctttcCATGATAAAGCTTCAACGTGCAgataaaaatgatatggcaTAACAGACTTGTAGATCTGAAGTAAAAAGGTAAAGTACCACTATTGTATGACTTACTGTCATGCcgttaaaaaaatctgtgttgAAAGTGAGAAATACATGTGTTCTTGTCTCATATTCACATAActaagtggggtttttttgggtagactgggggaggggggggggtgcatCATAGAGGTTGCACAGTGCCATTCTAAAGGCTGAACATTACCCTAAGCATTGTTCTAGTGTGCTGTATACCTGTAACTAACTCAGTCTTACCTATCTGCCTCCTCTCTGTTGCCTTGTTTTTCGGACAGCTCCTGGTCAAGGGAGGACGAGGTGCTTCCTTCTCGGCTGACTTCGCTGTTCCGTCCTGGGCTGTTGTCAGCAGATGCTCGCCGCCCGCCACCTGGAGGACGAGTGATGGTGGCATCTGTGTGCTGCTTCAGAGTCTGCAGCTTGGCCAAGGGTATGATGTCACATCCCTGAGGCCGATGCCACACTGTGCGTTGGGTGGAGGCGTTATAGTAGTAGAAGCGTGAAGTATTGGGGTCAAACAGCTCCCACCACTGGTTCTCACCGGTACGCTTGATGCAAACACCCTGTGGTGGGTCCCACACGCACTCACCCGTTAGCAGATTGGCATACATATGCTCCCGTGTCCGTGGCTCAATGATTTCCACCCACTCCAACCTGTAGGGGCAGATTGCAAAATGATAGAATTACAGTGGCTACATACTCCATCTGCCAGCCTAACTAGCTGGTCAACAGAGCCCATCCACACCTCCCTCCTAaaaccctcaatgtctaaggTGCAGATAAACTTGAGAGGCAAATAGCCAAAGACCCCCCCAGAAAGGACCTGCAGACAACCAAGGACCCCAGAGGCGTAAATCAGACATTCTGAAGGAGACTAAGGAGAACCCACCCTACATGTTTGAGTGCCAGGGCCACAGATCCATACCCAACCCACGCAGAAGAGGCAAGCCACCCAGCCCAGTGCAAGCACCAATGACTACAAGGATCCCAGACCTAACATCCCAGGACAGCAAGGCAGTAATCACTCATgctccccaccaccaccaatCAAGGCAGACACACAGATACCCAGAAACAGCAGCCCCAGCTTTCCAGCTCCCTGAAAAGTCGCCAGAGATCCAAAGACCAACCCTGGCCACCTGTAAGGCACATAGGTAGATGAGACTAAAGCCGAGCTCCCCCTAAAACAAATTCatccaactgttttttttattgaggcAGATATTCTCTCCAGATTAATGTGACCTAGAATTAAATTTGTAGTCAACTAAGGTTAATAACGGAGTTCTACAGGGTTCCATGGTAGGACCAGTTCTGTCTATGCAGACAGTGTCTTTAGAAAACATAGCATACATCtttactgctatgcagatgatacccaactttatctatctctgaagccagataacacacccCAATTAGTTAACCTGcagaaatgtcttaaagacataaaaactagtttatgcatttattaccTCTAGGCTGgtctactgcaattcattattatcaggatgtttCCCCGAACTCCTTGAAAAGCTGATCCAAAATGATGCAGCAGAacgctgacagggactagaaagcgAGAACATATTTCCTTTTATTGGCTCCCTGGTTAAAtccaaaattgaatttaaaaacaaagtactgcaccaccccattagagcacgtCACTCTCAGACTGGGAGCTTACTTGTGTTTCCAAGGGTATTTAAAGTGGAATGGGGGTTAAGAGGCTTCAGCCTTGTGCaaccagtttggatttgggcaGCAGACATACTTTCTACTTTTAGGATTAGAATTCAAACTTTCcattttgataaagcatatagttagggcagGGTCAGGTGACCTGGAATCCTCAATTAGCTATGCTGCAGTAGATCTAGGCTTCTGGAGGAATCCCATTTTAATGaaatgcatttaatcattagttcaTATTAATATCTGGCTCctgtccacagcatgtcttttgtcctatCTTCCTCCCTTTACTGCCAAACAGTGGTGGCAGATTGCcacctctccctgagcctggttctgctggagggttcttcctgttaaaagagattTTTTCCCACTCCCCTCTGTCGCCAAAGCACTTCTTACAGGGGCTCATCTAAttggttttctcttttttctctgtatcattgTAGGCTCTTTATTTTACAACATAAAACACGTTGAGACAACTGTTATAGTAATTTGGTGCTAAATAaatagaactgaactgaatctgTTTGCTAAAACTGCCGGACAggacaggtttaaaaaaactaaataaaaaatgttgtcaTCCACCCTCTTTTTTGAAAAAATCTTGACCCTTCTCTTCTTTAAAGAATTTAAAGACCAATTTGAAAATTACAGTTTACTGCTAAGATTTGAAACTTACCAGTTTACATCTTATAACTGTTCCAAAGAGACAGCCCTTCTTAGCGTCTGCAGTGACATTTTGCATACTGATGCAGGCGAAGTTTTGTTCTGCCTTGACCTCTGCCTTACTGATACCGTTGAACATTTTGATCAATAGGCTGAGATACTAATGTCTAGTATTGGATGATATCTGTCTCAATGTTTCTTGTCTGTGGCTGTTTTTAAGTTCTGGTTCTCTTCGACTTCTCCTACTATAAAGTTCTGTTTTGGGCCTTTATTGTTTCTGTTATGATTTCTTCCTCTTCAGCACATTTTAAGCACTTTTAAGGAAATCTCAGTGACAATTCTCGCTGCTATGAAGGCGACATTCAGTTGCATATCTCTTTAAAGCCCAAAGATGTTTCCAAGCTGGATATTTTGAAGTACTCACATACCACAACATCACTAATTCAATTGCACTAGCTCACAATTCAGAGTACACACTAATTCTGGCTCTGGTTTTGACTTTTAGACCTGTGGATAAAGAAGCCGTCCATCCAACCAGTGTAATGGTTGGATGGACACCAGAGAACTTTCGATCTACAGCAACTTCCACGCTGTCTTCACAGCTAACAAAGTGTTGTGATGGCACAAAGGAGAGGTGTGTTTCATTCGAATCCAGGTGCCCACTAAAACCCAGCGGCAGCTATTTTCCTGCCTCCACAAGTAACTGCAGAAGACAACAAGGCAAACATGGCCACCAAAGCAAAGTAAAATTGCACTCTGTACAAAAGCAAAAGTCATCCAGTGCATGCAAAACGAGTCTCTGTCTCTAAGTAGACAGGGACTTCTTTACCATCTaccatgttttcttttatttgtttttttttaaataaatagtcCTTTTGTGCACTTTGGGAGGCCAGCATAACAAATTACATGTTCAGAACATCTTCTGActatggtcgtgtccaaattcatgggctgcatcctcctgaggacgcatttgtacaccgattacgtcacagcgacgcgccgaaggctgtacaaattcgtagactcctccgaatgcagccgacaaatgcgtcctccttttccccgaatttgaaggatgggtcgggtgtgtccttcgtggcccaccatatcccagaattcatagcgtggcccagccaaactccagtttccaataatggcggccgctactaagttttaaaattactcttattaatctttctgggtcacaaaataaacttttaacatattttcaggcgagaatgtgggtgtgtaaacttcaaatatctgctcggtttatcaaaaTATCCCATATTTCCAAAAGTgtttcgacgttttcagagacgtctgttacccaccagctcgatagctagccgggagctcgagggtcactaaagccgccgagaacggcacaactcccggcacatcattttcagatcaccgcggactttcgctgctcgggttaaacgtaatatataagtcacttagaaaaactaaaaatgttattgttgggcttttttcagtgttttgtttgttcgtgagtaaatctgtttggctgagattaaagttattagattagataaaataaaactttattaatcccccgggtgggttcctccttggttttcacacagctgactaaacgtcaaacagaaaactgattaaacagaagtgtgagacagtcgagaatttacgccagtgtcctgttatattttagatagcaaggagcagacagccgagtttattaaactccaccgacacagcggtgacgcaaatcagaaggctagaccgtccaatttcacagccgtttacttccggcctacccgaccatctgaggacccggcccacgtagaccgcgaaggccgggtcctcaggaggatgcagcccatgaatttggacacgacctatgcctgcattttatattatatatgtatattaaaaaaacctgCAACAATTTTGTCTTCAAAGCTGATGTATTAGAAGCAGGAAAATTAGGCAAGTGCAAACTGGTGTGAGAATTGTGCAGTGCATATGCGTCTGCAAAGCTGCAGACCAGTCAAGGTGCCCACTGCCCAGTATGGTGCTCAGTATGGACATTTTCACTACTCAAACTTACATTTGTAATGTATTGTCATGTCATGTGCTCCAAGTTCAAGATCCTTAGTTCCAGTTTATCTTTCGTTTGTTTCTTGTTGTACGTATGTACTTAGTTTTAGTTCGTTTTTTCCAGCAGTAAAGCTGACACTTTAAGTTAAATGATCaaagaactgacctcacagcccactgttcattcagtgggctagtctcagttattgtgcaaatgtactgctTATAAGGTTGGGAAAACCAGCAGTCAGCtgacactgaagaagtcactttgatGAGTGACGAAAAGTTTCTCCCACTAAAAAaagctatgtccagatgaacagaatcaactttttgggacaCTTTAAGCTAAGTTTACCATCTTTGAGTCTAGCGTTTGGGTCCAacccctgcctgccacacagctcaccttgacacatttctctgcagacgatcagttagctgtttgacGACTACTCTTTCTAGAATtttcagagggcccggtggcgccagtgttcggcagcctcgcctctgtcagtgcgccccagggcagctgtggctacaatgtagcttgccatcaccagtgtgtgaatgggtggatgactgaatgtgtaaagtgctttggggttcttagggactagtaaagcgctatacaaatacaggccatttaccatcttcTAAATTAGTGGATGCCATTTCCTCTGCAGCTTGCGAATTATTAATTCTACTTTAAGGTGCACATTTGAGAGTTATACCAAGGAGTCAAGTACTTCTGATTTAAGACTTTCTTTTTCAGAGGAACTACAGTGTCCAGGGTCAGATACCGTGAAGATGTAAAATTATCAACACGATAATCGACCTTGGATGGAGCAGAGTTCAGGTAACTGCTCCACACTGTTTGTACATGGCATTGAAGATGACAAAAGACGATTAATTATATCTTTAAATTAGTCTTAACACttagaaagacatctactgtggtGAAATCTATTCCcaactgctgtgtaatccattattgtaaattgtaaatttaaCCATAGACCCAGATGgagttttaatttgaaagtcTAACTCTTAGCCTTGTCCATCCTAATtggaaaactcaaaaacccactgactttttttctgaTTTAGTACTCACTTCAGATCAAATAACTAttgtgtgtgattttaatatACATATAGATGCTGAAAGTGACAGAATCAACCGAGCATTTAATctattattagactcaattggcttctctaaAGTTATAAAAGagcccacccaccactttaattaCACTTTGGATCTCGTTCAACGTTGTTGTTGaactttacatttacaataatggaTTCTAGAGCACCACCACATTAACCAATTATGGCCAATTAATCCCACTATCTCCGCTCTGGATCTTTATTTAACTGGCCTGTTCCGCTTCATCTGACAAGGATTCACTCTGACAACTGGTGTaccatttctttctctcttttctttctcatacACAAGGGGCACACATAGTACCTCGCATAACTATAGCTGCACAAGTCTCGGCAAGgctttctttaagagttcaattcagttttatttatatagtacgaaatcacaacagcagtcattgcaaagcactttatatttatatgagGTAAAAACCCTGTACTAATGGAGACAAAATTCCCAAAATCaagctgggagctggttccacagaagaggggcgtGAAGTCTTATTAGAATTTTTGAGACAGTCcgacaataataaaatacatcCAAAATACATtcataaaaaagttttttttaacatcaggGGTGACacaatgtttctaattttagagatattgcacaACTGTAAGAAAGTAGTAGTTTGTTTAATAAGcacaataaagtaaaaaaaaaaaaaaaaacaacagcccaAGGTAATGCTACACAGATTAAGTATCTGGTTAGACATCATGTTTCAAAGATTTTTagggccaagtacaataacctaATCTGAGTGATGTGATTGCTGAAATGgtgttacagttttgtttttgtggatgTGTGAATTTCAGAATTTGAGTAGGACCTGTTAGCTTCAGGTCCCACTTACAGAGAGGCACTGGTTTGACTGAGTTAGTAGTGTGACCATACAGCTTCAGCCTTATGTGAGTATCAAACCTCCAAATGAAAACTCAGACTGTGGCTGGTGCAGGAAAGTAAGTTCAATCTCTATAGAAGTTTCCCGGAGAAATGATAACGTCCAACCCAAGCTCTTTATTAAACCCATGATGCATTGTGCATTACAGgttaaataaacagtaaattatGGACTAATTAAA
The Astatotilapia calliptera chromosome 17, fAstCal1.2, whole genome shotgun sequence genome window above contains:
- the arhgap39 gene encoding rho GTPase-activating protein 39 isoform X4, which codes for MAERLEWVEIIEPRTREHMYANLLTGECVWDPPQGVCIKRTGENQWWELFDPNTSRFYYYNASTQRTVWHRPQGCDIIPLAKLQTLKQHTDATITRPPGGGRRASADNSPGRNSEVSREGSTSSSLDQELSEKQGNREEADRTSPFRWNTGTKERMLIKVTDREPSFLAHQGNGYSPCDPSSPSTPSGGGTTSRARCPSGGNPSSEPDSSPVLYADRRQSPFLKRAELGGSNTHRLTSADSQPPSPRYTYEPPLYEEPPTDFQSPPIYEEPPTDMHLSDSSSFYSTGKSPARKSSVPLYHSPKQGQSPYGQLVLTRQKCPEKTQSLEYSPVGKEYVKQLVYVEQSSSSPRFKTADRLLRYGTTGGYGSSYGGSYTLQHSQSLIRDPRLLLDYSGEGGEGSQRLVYEDSISWTSSQTHSLSSSSTARPGAFSPSGNRKRKSRKPSLPQELTRYGEVELTGTASEAMLAQARLAWEAQQVMKQRCSWDSGQGGGASQAGSSKDGYESDGAVPLPLPGPVVRAFSEDEALAQSDGHHWKRSTFERLGFPQALLEKSLSVQTNLASPEPYLHPSQSEDLGACAQFEASRNARNMMPSASCGIFPEFTLRKPSSETDIENWASKHFNKHTQGLFRRKVSIANMLAWSSEPIKKPMIVTSDRSVKKEAVEIFKLIQTYMGDRRSKADPLSVALEVVVRGWSNQGLRDELYIQLCRQTTENFRYDSLERGWELMAICLAFFPPTPRFHTYLEGYIYRHMDPLNDTKGVAISSYAKYCYRKLTKAALTGAKKLFLPPRDHILMFQAGHYSLNIKPTLF
- the arhgap39 gene encoding rho GTPase-activating protein 39 isoform X3: MAERLEWVEIIEPRTREHMYANLLTGECVWDPPQGVCIKRTGENQWWELFDPNTSRFYYYNASTQRTVWHRPQGCDIIPLAKLQTLKQHTDATITRPPGGGRRASADNSPGRNSEVSREGSTSSSLDQELSEKQGNREEADRTSPFRWNTGTKERMLIKVTDREPSFLAHQGNGYSPCDPSSPSTPSGGGTTSRARCPSGGNPSSEPDSSPVLYADRRQSPFLKRAELGGSNTHRLTSADSQPPSPRYTYEPPLYEEPPTDFQSPPIYEEPPTDMHLSDSSSFYSTGKSPARKSSVPLYHSPKQGQSPYGQLVLTRQKCPEKTQSLEYSPVGKEYVKQLVYVEQSSSSPRFKTADRLLRYGTTGGYGSSYGGSYTLQHSQSLIRDPRLLLDYSGEGGEGSQRLVYEDSISWTSSQTHSLSSSSTARPGAFSPSGNRKRKSRKPSLPQELTRYGEVELTGTASEAMLAQARLAWEAQQVMKQRCSWDSGQGGGASQAGSSKDGYESDGAVPLPLPGPVVRAFSEDEALAQSDGHHWKRSTFERLGFPQALLEKSLSVQTNLASPEPYLHPSQSEDLGACAQFEASRNARNMMPSASCGIFPEFTLRKPSSETDIENWASKHFNKHTQGLFRRKVSIANMLAWSSEPIKKPMIVTSDRSVKKEAVEIFKLIQTYMGDRRSKADPLSVALEVVVRGWSNQGLRDELYIQLCRQTTENFRYDSLERGWELMAICLAFFPPTPRFHTYLEGYIYRHMDPLNDTKGVAISSYAKYCYRKLTKAALTGAKKLFLPPRDHILMFQAGCAETLHRGNQACQERHLQPFHVWVLP